One Euphorbia lathyris chromosome 1, ddEupLath1.1, whole genome shotgun sequence DNA segment encodes these proteins:
- the LOC136226979 gene encoding F-box protein At5g07610: MAFTQRFKTILPPSLSAEKIASHDDLLLQILVRLPIKSLLKFKSVSKHWLSLITNPHFSRRGYLSHCGLFLDTWSRATYQFDFIDLHCNHSDPPLKTLTCVDYPPEMKIIQSCNGLLLCCSIPSSKSATNYYVCNPTTKQHSVIPPLTPVGEISGPFLAFDPLKSPDYKVICIHQFQIEEPNYQIEIYSSKSGKWRLSEASFRLDFDIGMHGGVFWNGGIHWYTDSGPCLYFDVDEEEIKEMAMPSPIPDDWYRRRVRYFGESRGHLQLIEIYHPPSTQFDVWEMENDRSGWSVKYRVNLDGIVSGFPGMIRSYIDPSELNYYVFEILCIVEGEREDDSYMVLHIPANIIRYDLKTRSFKKLCDFPPAGLSDSDHRREDAASFYYSNAHPYIESLVSLAKRRNGGPSEISARILTDRRMGEFWIQPKNWGSSRRRNRTKNLRKSSEDDALATGAQLA, encoded by the coding sequence ATGGCATTCACCCAAAGATTTAAAACAATCCTCCCTCCATCCTTATCGGCAGAGAAAATTGCCAGCCACGACGATCTCTTACTTCAAATTCTTGTCCGTCTTCCGATCAAATCCCTCCTGAAATTCAAGTCTGTATCAAAACATTGGCTCTCTCTCATCACAAACCCTCATTTCTCTCGTCGCGGTTATCTCTCCCACTGCGGCCTCTTCCTCGATACTTGGTCACGAGCAACCTATCAATTCGACTTCATCGATCTTCATTGCAACCACTCCGATCCTCCCTTGAAAACTCTCACTTGCGTTGATTATCCGCCGGAGATGAAAATCATCCAGTCCTGTAACGGATTGCTCTTATGTTGTAGCATTCCTTCATCCAAATCTGCAACGAACTACTATGTATGCAATCCAACTACCAAACAACATTCAGTAATTCCTCCTCTTACTCCAGTTGGTGAAATTTCTGGCCCTTTTTTAGCTTTTGATCCATTGAAATCACCTGACTACAAAGTTATCTGTATTCATCAATTTCAAATTGAAGAACCGAATTATCAGATCGAGATTTACTCGTCGAAATCCGGAAAGTGGAGGTTATCGGAAGCATCGTTCCGTTTGGATTTTGACATCGGAATGCACGGCGGAGTGTTCTGGAACGGCGGGATTCATTGGTACACAGATTCAGGGCCTTGTTTGTATTTTGATGTGGATGAAGAAGAAATCAAAGAGATGGCAATGCCGAGTCCAATTCCAGATGATTGGTATCGAAGGAGGGTAAGGTATTTTGGGGAATCGCGAGGACATTTACAACTAATTGAGATTTATCATCCACCGTCTACGCAATTTGATGTGTGGGAGATGGAGAATGACAGATCTGGTTGGTCAGTGAAGTACAGGGTGAATCTTGACGGAATAGTAAGTGGATTTCCTGGAATGATTAGAAGCTATATTGATCCGTCGGAGCTGAATTATTATGTGTTTGAAATATTATGTATTGTGGAAGGAGAAAGAGAAGATGATTCTTATATGGTGCTACACATACCTGCAAATATCATACGGTATGACTTGAAAACTCGGAGTTTTAAGAAACTTTGTGATTTTCCGCCAGCGGGCTTATCCGATTCTGATCATCGGCGTGAAGATGCTGCAAGCTTCTACTATTCTAATGCTCATCCGTACATTGAAAGTCTTGTCTCTTTGGCAAAACGGAGGAATGGAGGACCATCGGAAATTTCGGCGAGGATATTAACTGATAGAAGAATGGGAGAGTTTTGGATTCAACCGAAAAATTGggggtcaagtcggagacgaaACAGAACGAAAAATCTAAGAAAAAGCAGCGAAGATGATGCTTTGGCGACGGGAGCGCAGCTAGCATAG